A region of Drosophila mauritiana strain mau12 chromosome 3L, ASM438214v1, whole genome shotgun sequence DNA encodes the following proteins:
- the LOC117141207 gene encoding aldose 1-epimerase: protein MSITLEEEIFGLAVNPFTKSPEMVRRYTLKNSKGMTVSVIQLGAIIQSVCLPDAYKKVDDVCLGFDDIASYLANKGAYIGGTLGRVANRVANGEYTFNDTKVSVTKNIQDKFQLHGGFIGFDSVIWEVVQKSAEGVIFRHVSPHGHEGYPGKLTCLITYQLDNENRLWVRYEATTDRSTMVNLSSHAYFNLAGHGSGAKGLSEHTVEIASDQIVDTDELQIPTGKLVDVNDTVFDLRLPVLMRDRLMQFENRQIKGYDNCFVVNGGRVQKSVAKVAKIVHPPSCRVLEVWTDQPGMQFYTANNLTSIVGKNCTKYEKHGSFCVETEKFPDAMNHPEFPSISLEPNEKYRHDVLYWFKVEESWKCCCNNDP, encoded by the exons ATGTCAATTACCCTAGAGGAGGAGATCTTCGGCTTGGCCGTGAACCCGTTCACCAAGTCGCCGGAAATGGTGCGCCGATACACGCTCAAGAACTCCAAGGGCATGACCGTGTCGGTGATCCAACTGGGGGCCATCATCCAGAGCGTCTGCTTGCCGGACGCCTACAAGAAGGTGGATGATGTGTGCCTCGGCTTCGACGACATCGCCAGCTACTTGGCCAACAAGGGAGCCTATATAGGAGGGACCCTCGGACGAGTGGCCAACCGAGTGGCCAATGGCGAGTATACGTTTAACGACACGAAAGTCTCGGTGACAAAAAATATTCAG GACAAATTCCAGCTGCACGGTGGCTTCATTGGATTCGATAGCGTCATATGGGAGGTGGTACAGAAGTCGGCCGAAGGAGTGATATTCCGGCACGTATCGCCCCACGGCCACGAGGGCTATCCGGGCAAGCTGACGTGCCTCATCACCTACCAGCTGGACAACGAGAATCGTTTGTGGGTCAGGTACGAGGCCACCACAGATCGCTCCACCATGGTCAACCTGTCGAGCCACGCCTACTTCAATCTGGCGGGACACGGATCCGGAGCGAAGGGTCTTTCCGAGCACACGGTGGAGATTGCGTCCGATCAGATCGTGGACACGGACGAGCTGCAGATTCCTACGGGGAAGCTAGTCGACGTCAATGACACCGTCTTTGATCTCAGGCTGCCGGTTCTGATGCGCGACCGACTCATGCAGTTCGAGAATCGTCAGATCAAGGGCTATGACAACTGCTTCGTGGTCAACGGAGGACGTGTGCAAAAAAGTGTAGCCAAGGTGGCTAAGATCGTGCATCCGCCATCTTGCCGGGTACTGGAGGTTTGGACCGACCAGCCCGGCATGCAGTTCTACACCGCGAACAATCTGACCTCGATAGTGGGCAAAAATTGCACTAAGTATGAGAAGCACGGCTCCTTCTGCGTGGAGACGGAGAAGTTCCCCGATGCCATGAACCACCCGGAGTTCCCTTCGATCAGCCTCGAGCCGAACGAGAAGTATCGGCACGATGTCCTCTACTGGTTTAAGGTCGAGGAGTCCTGGAAGTGCTGTTGCAACAACGATCCATAA
- the LOC117139297 gene encoding copper transport protein ATOX1: protein MTVHEFKVEMTCGGCASAVERVLGKLGDKVEKVNINLEDRTVSVTSNLSSDELMEQLRKTGKSTTYVGVKK from the exons atgacA GTGCACGAATTCAAGGTGGAGATGACCTGCGGCGGATGTGCCAGTGCCGTGGAGCGAGTCCTGGGAAAACTGGGCG ATAAGGTCGAGAAAGTCAACATTAACCTGGAGGATCGGACGGTGAGCGTAACGTCGAACCTGTCGTCCGACGAGCTAATGGAGCAGCTGCGCAAGACCGGAAAGAGCACCACCTACGTCGGCGTGAAGAAATGA
- the LOC117141709 gene encoding aldose 1-epimerase has product MVRVIEDMFGIAVNPMTQKTDRVRRFTLVTERGMSVSILTMGAIIQSLKVPDFNGKLEDVCLGYDDVAGYYRNQQYFFGATIGRMANRTAHGRFKLCGKEVSVSRNLRDRHHQNGGFVGFDSVIWDVVGVHKDGVTLQHISPDGHEGYPGELTTNINFSLNETGCFGMRIEARTKATTAVNISNHSFFNLAGHGAGRDSLYQHMLMIKAQKIVDVDQELLPTGKLMRVRTTPYDFSSLVSLGKRLNQVSTCPLGGFDNHFCVDIPPNRVQLVARVVHPCSGRFMEVHTNQPGLQFSTANHLPSEDSSDIPISGKDGSNYVRQGAFTLQTQKYPDAMNHCDFPSVVLNPGQLYDHQVVYRFGSCPKRV; this is encoded by the coding sequence ATGGTGCGAGTGATCGAAGACATGTTCGGCATCGCCGTCAACCCGATGACGCAGAAGACCGACCGTGTCCGGCGCTTCACTCTTGTCACAGAGCGCGGCATGTCGGTGTCGATCCTGACGATGGGTGCCATCATCCAGTCCTTGAAGGTGCCCGACTTCAACGGCAAGCTGGAGGACGTGTGCCTGGGCTACGACGACGTGGCAGGGTACTACCGTAACCAGCAATACTTCTTTGGAGCCACCATTGGCCGGATGGCCAATCGTACAGCACACGGGCGCTTCAAGCTCTGCGGCAAGGAGGTCAGTGTGAGTCGAAACTTGCGGGATAGGCATCACCAGAACGGCGGGTTCGTGGGCTTCGACAGCGTCATCTGGGACGTGGTGGGGGTGCACAAGGACGGTGTCACCCTGCAGCACATCTCGCCAGACGGGCACGAGGGCTATCCGGGCGAGCTGACCACCAACATCAACTTCTCACTCAACGAGACGGGCTGCTTCGGGATGCGTATCGAGGCGCGGACGAAGGCCACAACGGCGGTGAACATCTCGAACCACAGCTTCTTCAATTTGGCCGGACACGGCGCGGGTCGGGACTCGCTCTATCAACACATGCTGATGATCAAGGCCCAGAAGATAGTGGACGTAGACCAGGAGCTCCTGCCCACCGGGAAGCTTATGCGCGTGCGCACCACCCCGTACGACTTCTCCAGCCTGGTCAGTCTGGGCAAGCGGCTGAATCAGGTGTCCACCTGCCCGCTGGGCGGTTTTGACAACCATTTCTGCGTGGACATTCCTCCCAACCGGGTGCAATTGGTCGCCCGCGTGGTTCACCCATGCAGTGGACGGTTCATGGAGGTGCACACCAACCAGCCGGGCCTCCAGTTCAGCACGGCGAACCATCTGCCGAGCGAGGACAGCTCGGACATCCCCATCTCGGGCAAGGATGGGTCCAACTATGTCCGCCAGGGAGCCTTCACTCTGCAGACGCAGAAGTACCCGGACGCCATGAACCACTGTGACTTTCCCTCAGTCGTTCTCAATCCCGGCCAGCTTTACGATCACCAGGTGGTCTACCGTTTTGGCTCCTGTCCCAAGCGAGTGTAG